From a single Adhaeribacter swui genomic region:
- a CDS encoding response regulator — translation MTKIKVLLADDHTLVRNGIRSMLENSTDLEIVGEAQNGAEALTKVKELAPDVLLIDIAMPVMTGIEATAQISKLHPNTRCLVLSMHHDEDYILKSVEAGAFGYLLKDNTREEMLRAIRSVAAGEKYFSPSVSNVIVESYLQKVKEPELAAAPKKKLSKQEKAVLTFIVEGSNSREIAEKLNLSVRTVDNHRASMMKRLKVKNAVELVRKALDEKLV, via the coding sequence ATGACTAAAATAAAAGTATTACTTGCCGATGATCATACCCTAGTCCGGAACGGTATTCGTTCGATGCTGGAGAACTCCACCGATTTAGAAATTGTAGGTGAGGCCCAGAATGGAGCCGAAGCCCTGACTAAAGTAAAAGAGTTAGCTCCGGATGTGCTGCTCATTGATATTGCCATGCCCGTAATGACTGGCATTGAAGCTACCGCCCAGATTAGCAAACTACACCCCAATACCCGTTGCCTGGTACTATCCATGCACCACGACGAAGATTACATTTTAAAATCGGTAGAAGCCGGGGCATTTGGCTATTTACTAAAAGATAATACCCGTGAAGAAATGTTACGAGCCATCCGGAGTGTAGCTGCCGGGGAAAAGTATTTTAGTCCTTCGGTTTCGAATGTGATTGTAGAATCTTACCTGCAAAAAGTAAAAGAACCGGAACTGGCAGCCGCGCCCAAGAAGAAATTATCGAAACAGGAAAAAGCCGTTCTCACCTTTATTGTGGAAGGTTCGAACAGTCGCGAAATTGCTGAAAAATTAAATTTAAGCGTGCGCACCGTAGATAACCACCGCGCCAGCATGATGAAACGTCTGAAAGTAAAAAATGCGGTGGAATTGGTAAGAAAAGCTTTGGACGAGAAATTAGTCTGA
- a CDS encoding response regulator, translating to MADNNVRILIVEDEGILALGLEDTLLQDGYEVVGIADNGPEAISLLKENPVDLVLLDIHIKGDWDGIETARHIRELKDIPFIYLTAFADEATVNRAKDTFPAAYLTKPYQQTNLRIAIEMALHQFAFRKSIAEAKVIPLNKPVEKEKNAPSSETILAINDAIFVKQNYRFLKITLTDILLLEADSNFTYIYTQDNKFVLRNGLQHVLEKINLPQLVRIHRSYAVNLQHLETFNDSFVVIGKHEVPLGRNYKEEFFKNFNFL from the coding sequence ATGGCGGATAACAATGTGCGCATCTTAATTGTGGAAGACGAAGGCATTCTGGCTTTAGGTCTGGAAGATACCTTGCTGCAAGATGGGTACGAAGTTGTGGGAATAGCCGATAATGGCCCAGAAGCGATTAGCTTATTAAAAGAAAATCCGGTGGACTTGGTTTTGCTGGATATTCACATAAAAGGCGATTGGGACGGCATTGAAACAGCCCGGCACATTCGCGAACTAAAAGATATTCCTTTTATTTACCTTACTGCCTTTGCCGACGAAGCTACCGTTAACCGGGCCAAAGACACTTTTCCGGCCGCTTATCTTACCAAACCATACCAGCAAACCAACCTGCGTATTGCCATCGAAATGGCTTTGCACCAGTTTGCCTTCCGTAAATCAATCGCTGAAGCTAAAGTAATTCCGTTGAACAAGCCGGTTGAAAAAGAAAAAAATGCCCCTTCCTCCGAAACCATTCTGGCCATTAACGACGCCATTTTTGTAAAACAAAACTACCGGTTTTTAAAAATTACGTTAACCGATATCTTGCTGTTAGAGGCCGACAGTAATTTTACCTACATCTATACCCAGGATAATAAGTTTGTTTTGCGCAACGGCTTGCAGCACGTACTCGAAAAAATAAATTTACCGCAATTAGTGCGAATACACCGGTCTTATGCCGTTAACCTGCAACACCTGGAAACTTTTAACGATAGCTTCGTGGTAATCGGCAAGCACGAGGTTCCTTTGGGCCGCAACTACAAAGAGGAATTTTTTAAAAATTTCAACTTTTTGTAA
- a CDS encoding LamG-like jellyroll fold domain-containing protein, with the protein MKHFYKRFLGLFFLFFLGIGSTSVFAHNFLYEIGYDQKSGRIFFTVSVDERDCGTCKNDKLKDLDITVTLNGVTHTLLDNASYGNRNGTYKNVLLVNNGSGWGDTYDRQGYYFNIPSDWIGKSLTFRTHYDWGDNDDKQGDKVNDFQIAGLQGKPTITAFPTGEQNQVKLTWEKPGANGYAPERIRYYIYQNDQLIAGLDYNTTSYIDPNTVYGYRYNYRIVARVNLTREFLVNNPNYFDTGSANVVAWKNSKLVLTPTFVPCATGITLTWPRPNLDGAYSYKILRSARPDFSTITNTFDVNGGLNTLTYFDDTNLQHQKSHYYKIQVIRPDKQVATELTSEVASITPDLSPAAPQISLADYGTYFKIIWSGYSCASVTNFKLIRKVIQAGKIIENTTTNLDPKPGAWADEKLQACNTYEYQLVAVNQYAEVAGNILSKAVPDQIADALEWGTDVTERNNPQNPFYNHDYKFKASKGFFTSYIQLQWDAKYKSRIESYEIYRKIAGTNNTRELVHVAEGGSSTQWLDEFAEANTMYEYTIEGVATCNGQPIKSREAKALGFRAPFGTVSGRIFFEGGQVVEKVQVRARNTDGAAGKALAFTNNTAAFDIKASRIFWPSQEGWALETWLRPTDIATNYVLYDHLENGQGLQISYENGRYILSAGAEQVSIQPGDFLKNNEFHHLSVSLNTVSRQVQWVVNDSVFTPQQLTNAFQPNTNADLSLVFGNSRAYNQGFQGVIDEIRIWNKPRTAAQLVQDYSRFLDGSEPGLIAYWKLNEGFSDYAFDGSRVDRKYNENHAKLKGSFEWTTTIPSEDQLANVAYTDSKGNYRLTNIQFRGSGESFEITPLLGVHTFDPNSLLLFIGEGALSHNGKDFKDISSFITKGSVRYQGTSFPVQGVQMLVDGKTLLNASNVPVMSDAKGEFEARVPIGQHVLSFVKNGHVFQNAYWPAENQPHDFQEHLRGQLEILDTTKVKLIGRVAGGQVQGDKPLGMGLSKNNLGTAKITLEPEKGGDLDESPTNFKKTIDLTTDPQTGEYTAWIIPERFIVKEVKTNNTLTDGSRYNFGEQPILDLSLPVSDLRWEYQLDNNGKKADSASYHFSKKFVLHNQTKWSINNNELIGEEKIKLSNSGPEIDLSSKPFGAPVFYMNAQYEFPLRFFEEYENADDHEKELVPVTNAKIKLVNNWKQGNPDEELILNNPQGVFNYKFRAGSPNLSGTYTYNFSAAIKIGDQSYADLGTLPGYILGQITSGSGFVTKGPDVVEFILRDPPGTNSYAYLSKGSTTTKTMSISNVGGSTQTINPTFYLGTEIKTSAGFGVALITETEIEHVLSNEDVITEKRSENGQLVESLQVTEGWKTSDDPELVGSTADLFVGRAMNFILGKTETLELLELKAPFDQLPHSAPFTYQGKTYALVRRQGMAAAQDNYGTRFMYTQQHIQNNLIPTLKNFRNSLLLRGDNVYVSKIAKGDARFGADNYDQQIFANAALSKPAEGVATRGAYSGPSYSFNPAKRGDPDSVYLLNQQITLWQEALRSNEANKLDAKTKGTAEGITNVSFDGGVTQTWEKNLNSLWGTNTTIEVTADASLEFMTGGKFNGFGATIRVKANFFNNFSGSVGESTNENLTFGYVLSDGDKGDFYSVDVIDPSAIKLLNDKGDHVVWADYYNVKEEFADRKEGYNNGFFSPMFYTRGGQTSCPYECDEKTQYYQPGKILNAATLRREKPEINVENNIVTGVPETNAAVFKILLQNNGDSDEDIWYGVQVDENSNPSGAVITIDGSTPNRAFRVPHGEVVEKILTVKKGPGAIFNYENLGIVLHSLCEPGTVSDTVKISAFFAPACTPVTMLAPLDNWLVNVDAQGKVPVQLSGYDVNLRSFKSIELQYKSTASNTWATIHTFFNKEADYNAAIAQNKDAAVSKIGGKTTINFSWDITDLPDRNYELRAKSNCTDGSVSYTEVKKGLKDVVPPLVFGAPQPADGILSPNDEIMIQFADPVEAGLINKSNITVRGVLNGSDLAHGAFLHFDGKQGDVRIPEGLQINNRSFTVEFWARVKSNTANDDQILFTQGTGTEAITIGFDKTGKLFAGWGTTPRVLATKTLPANSWQHYAVSYDAPANKVSLYGNDQLLAEKNQVDVVAGQGVVYIGSSPVNGNAFQGDVHALRVWDQYKNRDEIYAAQSIRSNGGERSLIGYWPFNDLKGTTAKDLARALHAEVAAQWVTEPASKAISLNGNGYVKVNSGHTPITQDGDFTLEFWYKAGANAVNTALFSAALLNTDVKWFLEFDEQGAIFLKQNNLLINAVENNTLDGKWHHLAMIVDRRGNLSFLLDGALTNYRKADVLAPLTVPALYFGVRYDQTSTAGGTPKTTFSNYFKGQLDEIRFWNSARTTEQINRSLTTKQPNDLADLQIYYPFEAYQDNSGVMLSVDSDKEQSGKTTDQATFVNATYTNESPKIDRPQPEQKVDFNYVINQDKLLITLNEPQELVEKTILDITVQGVMDKNSNVMPGAKTWSVFVDKNQVKWVDSNRNFEKEVNKPLQFEVEITNLGGNQESFQIDGLPGWLTVSPANGPIEPNSRKTLVFTVSESLNMGRYTEDILLRTNFGYDEKLALHLKVFTPAPEWTVNPRNFSQSMSIIGQVKINNQFSINPDDKVAAFVNGQCRGVAQMEYVPAYDRYLFFMQVYGPGVANEKISFQIWNADLGVTHTDVIPATLAFQDGTVHGSTANPYLLTANNTIYQELDLKAGWNWISFNVDVKNKDLAAVLDPTVIDRSSVFMSQDWVADYSAGVWSPAGKRVTNVASYLLKVGAAKKLQVKGSMLNPANEIITLKKGWNWVGYTPQVSMPVTDALAGVNLADGDIIKSQTDFAVYDKNKGWVGSLKTLKNGQGYRIQSSQNADLNFAYPKMSVNSGNRTANAESPLAKLVNPGVYPYNMNMVAEIASDQIVEETGILVHNAATGEKVGWGTGYLVEDKVLFFITMFANQENQALRFSYHDKQGNLLVNLKETLLFQSEQLTGSILKPFRFTTNGTWEKPAEKVAQAARVFPNPFTETFTVEWQNNPTETVTLELYDLAGRQVKRLWSGQITTEQGSYTCPPQQQASLRAGVYLLRITQGTKQEIVRVIKN; encoded by the coding sequence ATGAAACACTTTTACAAACGTTTTTTAGGCTTATTCTTCCTGTTTTTTCTGGGGATAGGCAGCACCTCAGTTTTTGCCCACAATTTTTTATATGAGATTGGTTACGACCAGAAGTCGGGTCGTATTTTTTTTACCGTATCGGTGGATGAACGCGATTGCGGTACTTGCAAGAATGATAAGCTGAAAGACCTGGACATTACCGTTACCCTCAACGGAGTTACCCACACCCTGCTGGATAATGCTTCCTATGGCAACCGTAACGGTACTTATAAAAATGTGTTACTGGTTAATAATGGATCCGGCTGGGGGGATACTTACGACCGGCAAGGTTACTATTTTAATATTCCCAGTGACTGGATTGGTAAATCGCTAACTTTCAGAACCCATTACGATTGGGGCGATAATGACGATAAGCAAGGGGATAAAGTAAATGATTTTCAGATTGCGGGTTTACAAGGCAAACCCACGATTACGGCATTCCCGACCGGCGAACAAAATCAGGTAAAGCTTACCTGGGAAAAGCCGGGTGCGAACGGCTACGCTCCCGAAAGAATCCGGTATTATATTTACCAGAACGATCAATTGATTGCGGGCCTGGACTACAATACCACCAGTTACATCGACCCCAATACCGTGTACGGGTACCGCTACAATTACCGGATAGTAGCCCGGGTAAATCTAACCCGCGAATTTTTAGTAAACAACCCCAATTACTTTGATACCGGGAGCGCCAATGTAGTAGCCTGGAAAAACAGTAAACTGGTTCTAACGCCTACTTTTGTTCCGTGTGCCACCGGCATTACCCTAACTTGGCCCAGACCTAATTTAGACGGCGCTTATTCTTATAAAATATTGCGGAGTGCCCGGCCCGACTTTAGTACAATCACAAATACTTTTGATGTTAACGGCGGACTGAATACGCTTACTTATTTCGATGATACCAATTTACAACATCAAAAATCACATTACTACAAAATTCAGGTCATCCGGCCGGATAAGCAGGTTGCTACGGAGCTAACTTCGGAAGTGGCCAGTATTACTCCAGACTTAAGTCCGGCCGCCCCGCAAATTAGTTTAGCCGACTACGGTACTTATTTTAAAATTATCTGGTCGGGTTATTCTTGTGCTAGTGTTACCAACTTCAAACTTATCCGCAAGGTTATACAAGCGGGTAAGATCATTGAGAACACTACTACTAACCTGGATCCAAAGCCTGGCGCCTGGGCAGATGAAAAGTTACAAGCCTGTAATACCTACGAGTACCAGCTGGTAGCCGTGAACCAGTACGCCGAAGTAGCCGGTAACATATTAAGCAAAGCGGTACCCGATCAGATTGCCGATGCCCTGGAATGGGGCACGGACGTAACTGAACGGAACAATCCGCAAAACCCGTTTTACAACCACGATTATAAATTTAAAGCTTCGAAAGGGTTTTTTACCAGTTACATTCAGCTGCAGTGGGATGCCAAATACAAAAGCCGCATCGAGAGTTATGAAATTTACCGGAAAATTGCCGGTACTAACAATACCCGGGAATTGGTGCATGTAGCCGAAGGTGGCAGTTCTACGCAGTGGCTCGACGAGTTTGCCGAAGCCAACACCATGTATGAATATACCATTGAAGGAGTAGCCACTTGTAACGGGCAACCTATTAAAAGCCGCGAAGCCAAAGCTTTGGGTTTTCGGGCGCCTTTTGGTACTGTAAGTGGCCGCATCTTTTTTGAAGGCGGGCAAGTAGTAGAAAAAGTGCAGGTGCGGGCCCGCAACACCGATGGGGCCGCCGGCAAAGCGCTTGCTTTTACTAATAACACGGCCGCATTTGATATCAAAGCTTCCCGCATATTCTGGCCCAGCCAGGAAGGTTGGGCTTTAGAAACCTGGTTACGACCAACGGATATAGCTACTAACTACGTACTCTACGACCATTTGGAAAATGGCCAGGGATTGCAAATAAGCTACGAGAATGGCCGCTACATATTAAGTGCCGGAGCGGAGCAGGTAAGTATACAACCGGGTGATTTTTTAAAAAATAATGAATTTCACCACTTGTCGGTTAGCTTGAATACCGTTTCGCGGCAAGTACAATGGGTAGTAAACGATTCGGTATTTACTCCGCAACAACTCACCAATGCTTTTCAACCGAACACTAATGCCGATCTGTCTTTGGTTTTTGGTAACAGCCGGGCCTACAACCAAGGATTTCAGGGTGTAATAGACGAGATAAGAATCTGGAATAAACCCCGCACTGCGGCGCAGTTAGTGCAGGATTACAGCCGGTTTTTAGATGGCAGCGAACCTGGTTTAATTGCTTACTGGAAGCTAAACGAAGGTTTCAGTGATTATGCTTTTGATGGTTCGCGCGTAGACCGGAAATACAACGAAAACCACGCAAAATTAAAAGGCAGCTTCGAGTGGACTACCACCATTCCTTCCGAGGACCAACTGGCCAACGTGGCCTACACCGATAGCAAAGGCAATTACCGCCTCACCAATATCCAGTTCCGGGGCTCCGGGGAAAGCTTCGAGATAACGCCGCTGCTGGGTGTGCATACTTTTGATCCAAACTCGCTTTTATTATTTATTGGCGAAGGTGCTTTGAGCCACAACGGGAAAGATTTTAAAGATATCTCGTCGTTTATTACGAAAGGCAGCGTTCGGTACCAGGGTACTTCTTTCCCGGTGCAAGGCGTGCAGATGCTCGTGGATGGCAAAACCTTGCTCAATGCCAGCAATGTACCGGTAATGTCGGATGCCAAAGGTGAGTTTGAAGCCCGGGTGCCGATTGGGCAGCACGTATTATCATTTGTGAAGAACGGCCACGTTTTCCAGAATGCGTACTGGCCCGCCGAAAACCAACCGCACGATTTTCAGGAACACTTACGCGGGCAACTCGAAATACTGGATACTACCAAAGTAAAACTAATCGGCCGGGTAGCCGGTGGCCAGGTACAAGGGGATAAACCTTTGGGCATGGGTCTTTCAAAAAACAATTTGGGTACGGCCAAAATTACCTTAGAGCCCGAAAAAGGCGGCGACCTGGATGAATCGCCCACAAATTTTAAAAAAACCATTGATTTAACTACCGATCCGCAAACCGGCGAATACACCGCCTGGATCATACCCGAGCGCTTTATTGTAAAGGAGGTAAAAACCAACAATACCCTTACCGACGGTTCGCGCTATAATTTCGGGGAGCAACCTATTCTGGATTTAAGTTTACCTGTTTCGGATTTACGTTGGGAGTACCAACTGGATAATAATGGCAAGAAAGCAGATTCGGCCAGTTACCACTTCAGCAAAAAGTTTGTGCTGCACAATCAAACCAAGTGGTCCATTAACAATAACGAGCTCATCGGGGAGGAGAAAATTAAACTCAGCAACAGCGGTCCGGAGATCGACCTTTCGAGTAAACCCTTCGGTGCGCCGGTATTTTACATGAACGCCCAGTACGAGTTTCCATTGCGGTTTTTTGAAGAATACGAAAATGCCGACGATCACGAAAAAGAACTGGTGCCGGTAACCAACGCTAAAATAAAACTAGTTAATAATTGGAAGCAAGGAAACCCCGACGAAGAACTGATTCTGAATAATCCGCAGGGTGTTTTCAATTATAAATTCCGGGCCGGCAGCCCTAATTTAAGTGGCACCTACACCTATAACTTTTCGGCGGCCATAAAAATTGGAGACCAATCTTACGCCGATTTAGGTACGCTTCCCGGTTATATTTTGGGGCAGATTACGTCGGGTTCTGGTTTTGTTACCAAAGGCCCCGATGTGGTAGAATTTATTCTGCGTGATCCACCGGGAACGAACAGCTACGCCTACCTGAGCAAAGGCTCTACTACCACCAAAACCATGTCGATCTCGAATGTAGGAGGCAGCACCCAAACCATTAATCCAACCTTTTATCTGGGTACCGAAATTAAAACTTCTGCTGGTTTTGGGGTAGCTTTAATAACCGAAACCGAAATTGAGCATGTACTTTCCAACGAAGATGTAATCACCGAAAAAAGGTCGGAAAATGGGCAGTTAGTGGAAAGTTTACAGGTAACCGAAGGTTGGAAAACCAGCGACGACCCGGAGTTAGTCGGTAGCACCGCCGATTTATTTGTGGGCCGGGCTATGAATTTTATCTTGGGTAAAACCGAAACACTGGAATTATTAGAACTAAAAGCGCCTTTTGATCAGCTTCCGCATTCGGCTCCTTTTACTTACCAGGGCAAAACGTACGCGCTGGTGCGCCGGCAGGGGATGGCCGCCGCGCAGGATAATTACGGCACCCGGTTTATGTATACCCAACAGCATATTCAAAATAATTTAATTCCTACCCTCAAGAATTTCCGGAATAGTTTGTTGCTCCGCGGCGATAACGTGTATGTTTCTAAAATCGCCAAAGGAGATGCCCGGTTTGGTGCCGATAACTACGACCAACAGATATTTGCCAACGCAGCTTTGTCTAAACCCGCCGAAGGTGTAGCCACCCGTGGCGCATATTCTGGCCCCAGTTATAGTTTCAATCCGGCTAAACGCGGCGATCCCGATTCGGTGTACTTGCTTAATCAGCAAATAACGCTTTGGCAAGAAGCCCTGCGAAGCAATGAAGCCAATAAACTGGATGCTAAAACCAAAGGCACCGCCGAAGGTATTACCAATGTTTCCTTCGATGGCGGAGTAACCCAAACCTGGGAGAAAAACTTAAATTCGCTCTGGGGTACCAATACCACCATTGAAGTAACCGCCGACGCTTCGCTGGAATTTATGACGGGTGGTAAGTTTAACGGTTTTGGGGCTACCATTCGGGTAAAGGCCAACTTTTTCAATAATTTTTCCGGCTCCGTTGGCGAATCCACGAACGAGAATTTAACCTTTGGCTACGTTTTATCTGATGGGGATAAAGGAGATTTTTACAGCGTAGATGTGATTGACCCATCAGCCATTAAATTATTAAATGATAAAGGCGACCATGTAGTTTGGGCCGATTATTACAACGTAAAAGAAGAATTTGCCGATCGCAAAGAAGGATACAACAATGGGTTCTTTTCGCCGATGTTTTACACCCGGGGCGGGCAAACCTCCTGCCCGTACGAATGCGACGAAAAAACGCAGTATTACCAACCCGGTAAAATATTAAATGCCGCTACCCTGCGCCGCGAAAAACCCGAAATAAACGTGGAAAACAACATTGTTACGGGGGTGCCCGAAACCAATGCCGCCGTTTTTAAAATTTTGCTGCAAAACAACGGTGACTCCGACGAAGATATCTGGTACGGCGTGCAGGTCGATGAAAATTCTAACCCTAGCGGGGCGGTAATTACCATCGATGGTTCTACTCCCAACCGGGCCTTCCGGGTACCGCACGGCGAAGTAGTAGAAAAAATATTAACCGTGAAAAAAGGACCTGGCGCAATATTTAACTACGAGAACCTGGGCATTGTGCTGCACTCGCTCTGCGAACCCGGTACGGTTTCCGACACCGTAAAAATTTCCGCTTTTTTTGCCCCGGCCTGTACGCCCGTTACCATGCTAGCACCTTTGGATAACTGGCTCGTGAATGTGGATGCGCAAGGTAAAGTGCCCGTGCAACTATCGGGCTATGACGTAAACCTGCGGTCGTTTAAGAGCATCGAGCTGCAATACAAATCCACGGCTTCTAACACCTGGGCTACTATTCATACTTTCTTTAATAAAGAGGCCGATTACAATGCCGCTATTGCGCAAAACAAAGATGCTGCTGTATCTAAAATTGGTGGTAAAACCACCATTAACTTTAGCTGGGATATAACCGATTTACCCGACCGGAATTACGAGTTACGCGCTAAATCTAATTGTACCGATGGTTCGGTGAGTTATACCGAAGTGAAAAAAGGCTTGAAAGACGTGGTGCCGCCGCTGGTATTTGGCGCCCCGCAACCCGCCGACGGTATTTTGTCGCCGAACGACGAAATTATGATTCAGTTTGCCGACCCGGTAGAAGCTGGTTTGATTAACAAAAGCAATATTACCGTACGGGGTGTACTCAATGGCTCGGATCTGGCGCACGGTGCTTTCCTGCATTTTGATGGCAAACAAGGTGATGTGCGCATTCCGGAGGGCTTACAAATCAATAACCGTTCGTTTACCGTGGAGTTCTGGGCGCGGGTAAAATCCAATACCGCCAATGATGACCAGATACTCTTTACCCAAGGTACCGGAACCGAAGCCATCACCATTGGTTTTGATAAAACGGGTAAACTGTTTGCTGGTTGGGGAACCACGCCCCGGGTACTGGCTACTAAAACCTTGCCGGCCAACAGCTGGCAGCATTACGCGGTTTCCTACGATGCCCCGGCCAATAAAGTAAGTCTCTATGGCAACGATCAATTATTAGCCGAGAAAAATCAGGTGGATGTGGTTGCCGGACAGGGCGTAGTTTATATTGGTTCTTCGCCGGTTAACGGCAATGCTTTCCAGGGCGATGTACACGCGCTTCGCGTTTGGGATCAGTATAAAAACCGTGACGAAATATACGCGGCCCAATCCATCCGGTCGAACGGTGGGGAACGCAGCTTAATAGGTTACTGGCCTTTCAACGATTTAAAAGGAACCACAGCTAAAGATCTGGCCCGGGCCTTACACGCCGAGGTAGCCGCCCAATGGGTAACCGAACCCGCTTCAAAAGCCATTTCGCTCAACGGCAATGGTTACGTAAAAGTAAACAGTGGTCATACTCCTATCACGCAAGACGGCGACTTTACCCTGGAATTCTGGTATAAAGCGGGTGCCAATGCTGTTAATACCGCTTTGTTCTCGGCCGCCTTACTCAATACCGATGTAAAATGGTTTTTAGAATTTGATGAACAAGGCGCTATTTTTCTGAAACAAAATAACCTGCTGATTAACGCCGTAGAAAACAATACCCTGGATGGCAAATGGCACCACTTGGCCATGATCGTGGACCGGCGGGGTAACCTATCGTTCTTGCTGGATGGGGCGCTGACCAATTACCGCAAAGCTGATGTTCTGGCACCATTAACCGTTCCGGCCTTGTACTTTGGGGTGCGTTACGATCAGACTTCTACCGCAGGGGGTACGCCCAAAACTACCTTTAGTAATTATTTTAAAGGCCAGCTAGACGAAATCCGTTTCTGGAACTCGGCCCGTACCACCGAACAGATAAACCGTTCATTAACCACGAAACAACCCAACGACCTGGCCGATTTACAAATTTATTACCCATTCGAAGCCTACCAGGACAACAGCGGCGTGATGCTGTCGGTAGACTCGGATAAAGAACAAAGCGGCAAAACCACGGATCAGGCTACTTTTGTAAACGCTACCTACACCAACGAATCGCCGAAAATTGACCGGCCGCAACCCGAGCAAAAAGTAGATTTTAACTACGTTATAAACCAAGATAAATTGCTGATTACTTTAAACGAGCCGCAGGAACTAGTGGAGAAAACGATTCTGGATATAACCGTGCAAGGTGTCATGGATAAAAACAGCAACGTAATGCCCGGGGCTAAAACCTGGTCGGTGTTTGTCGATAAAAACCAGGTAAAATGGGTAGATTCTAACCGTAATTTTGAAAAAGAAGTAAATAAGCCTTTACAGTTCGAAGTGGAGATTACCAACCTGGGCGGTAACCAGGAAAGTTTTCAAATTGATGGTCTGCCGGGTTGGTTAACGGTTAGCCCCGCCAATGGGCCCATCGAGCCCAACAGCCGCAAAACGCTGGTGTTTACCGTGAGCGAAAGCTTAAACATGGGCCGGTATACCGAAGATATTTTGCTCCGGACCAATTTTGGCTACGACGAAAAACTGGCCTTGCACCTGAAAGTATTTACCCCAGCTCCCGAGTGGACCGTAAATCCGCGCAACTTCAGCCAATCCATGAGTATCATTGGACAGGTAAAAATCAACAACCAGTTCTCCATTAACCCCGACGATAAAGTGGCCGCTTTTGTAAATGGGCAATGCCGGGGAGTAGCCCAAATGGAGTACGTACCCGCCTACGACCGTTACTTGTTTTTTATGCAAGTGTACGGACCGGGCGTAGCGAATGAGAAAATAAGCTTCCAGATTTGGAATGCCGATTTGGGCGTCACGCATACCGATGTAATACCGGCTACGTTGGCTTTTCAGGATGGAACGGTGCATGGCTCTACCGCTAACCCGTATCTGCTGACCGCCAATAACACCATTTACCAGGAACTAGACTTAAAAGCGGGCTGGAACTGGATTTCTTTTAACGTGGATGTAAAAAACAAAGATCTTGCTGCCGTGCTGGACCCAACCGTAATTGACCGCAGTTCCGTATTTATGTCGCAGGATTGGGTAGCGGATTATTCGGCGGGGGTATGGTCGCCGGCCGGCAAACGGGTTACCAACGTGGCCAGCTATTTACTGAAAGTAGGAGCAGCGAAGAAGTTACAGGTAAAAGGCAGCATGTTAAACCCAGCGAACGAGATAATTACCCTCAAAAAAGGCTGGAATTGGGTAGGTTACACGCCGCAGGTGAGTATGCCGGTGACCGATGCATTAGCCGGCGTAAACTTAGCCGACGGCGATATTATTAAAAGCCAAACCGATTTTGCCGTGTACGATAAGAATAAAGGTTGGGTAGGTAGTTTAAAAACCCTTAAAAACGGCCAAGGTTACCGCATACAATCATCGCAGAACGCGGATTTAAATTTTGCTTATCCAAAAATGTCCGTGAATTCAGGCAACCGCACGGCAAATGCTGAATCGCCGCTAGCTAAATTAGTAAACCCGGGAGTTTACCCCTATAACATGAATATGGTAGCCGAGATAGCTTCTGACCAAATTGTGGAAGAAACCGGAATTTTGGTCCACAATGCGGCTACCGGCGAAAAAGTTGGTTGGGGTACGGGTTACCTGGTAGAAGACAAAGTTTTATTTTTCATTACTATGTTCGCTAACCAGGAAAATCAGGCATTGCGTTTTTCTTACCACGACAAGCAGGGTAACTTACTGGTGAACCTGAAAGAAACCTTACTCTTCCAGAGCGAGCAGCTTACCGGTAGTATTCTGAAACCTTTCCGGTTTACTACCAACGGCACCTGGGAGAAACCGGCGGAGAAAGTTGCCCAAGCAGCCCGGGTGTTTCCTAATCCGTTTACCGAAACATTTACGGTAGAATGGCAAAACAATCCGACCGAAACGGTTACCCTGGAGCTGTATGATTTAGCAGGCCGGCAAGTAAAACGACTCTGGAGCGGCCAGATAACTACGGAACAAGGTTCCTATACTTGTCCGCCGCAACAGCAAGCATCCTTAAGGGCCGGCGTTTATTTACTGCGGATTACCCAAGGAACGAAGCAGGAAATTGTTCGGGTAATTAAAAACTAG